The Coccinella septempunctata chromosome 9, icCocSept1.1, whole genome shotgun sequence genomic interval cagatgtgtagagtcacagatttagctagttattctgaaggtctattcgtttttccaggggtggcacagctcattatgaaaattttaaatggctaaatctttttatcagggccaaatcggaaaaaatggtatagaaagaaagtgtttcttttgacctcaagaatctactcttaaaatatttataggagtcaaagactcgccctgtataatctCACATGTACGCATTCCAAGTCAAATTTTCAGATACTTTCCATGAAATAAAATCATATGAATTTTTTCCACAATCCTAACAATAAATGCATCGACAATCCATGTATGTGAATTATCGCTTTTTTATGATAACTAATGAACACCATCAATTATATAATCATTTGCTTGAATGATTTTTAATGAACCAACTGATCCTTTGGCATATGGAGATGAGCCAACGTATTATCATCATTATGACACCTACCTGTACTTAGGCACACAATCATTAGAATCGCACAAAACAACAGCTCCAGAACCTTCATCAGTTCAATTCGCGAGTCTGCTGACGACAAACTTAAAAATGAGGGCCTTCTTTGTCTTAATAATGCTAAGTTCGGTTTCACTCAGTGCAAAATTGCGTAAGTAACAAAAATCATCTAGAATTAACAtttaaacgaaaaaaaaacgacTACTTCAGCTGAAGGCACCAGAACCTGCCACAAATCCGACCCCAACTTCGACGTTTGCCTAAGAGACGCGATGACAGACGGCATGAAAAGGTTCGCCAGAGGTAGGTGGGCACCCTTAGGTAGAAACCCATTTAACGTTTACAATTCCCAGGTTACAAACCATTGGGGGTTCCGGTGTTAGATCCCATAGCAATCACGGAACTGACCAGCGACAACGGCGGCTTCAAACAGACCTACAAAGACGTTAAAATATCGGCGTTGGGCGACACAAAGTGCACCAACCTGAAGTGAGTTCATCGGATAATCCCTCAACGATAACTGCATCGAAAGACTGTAATTTTCAGGATCGACTGGGACAAACTGGAGATTGATATCGAAACTTTAACAACACACTCTGTCTTGAGCGCTGATTACTCGTTCAAGGGACAACTACTGACTTTTCCCATAGACAGTGCTGGTAAATGCCAGATAGTGATGG includes:
- the LOC123320347 gene encoding protein takeout-like; translation: MRAFFVLIMLSSVSLSAKLPEGTRTCHKSDPNFDVCLRDAMTDGMKRFARGYKPLGVPVLDPIAITELTSDNGGFKQTYKDVKISALGDTKCTNLKIDWDKLEIDIETLTTHSVLSADYSFKGQLLTFPIDSAGKCQIVMDDVTSLHHLTLERFQKNGKNYLRVLTWKLQNKPKAVHYDFENLVPGNEQLSKTILKTLNDNAIEIFAELGSTFEEAYGEVHKSVANKVFEKIPENDIFLP